One window from the genome of Entelurus aequoreus isolate RoL-2023_Sb linkage group LG04, RoL_Eaeq_v1.1, whole genome shotgun sequence encodes:
- the lsm11 gene encoding U7 snRNA-associated Sm-like protein LSm11, which produces MEEKERQSGAEKPDSKETASTSQHSAPSSSQDDDAAKTDVCSGSFDPLSALYSPTVSLPFPNIKCFDNVSQYESFLKGGRGRAKPENVEKKRQRAMKGVADPERIERLKQLMVKKKAEGEDEGEGSSTPRPRRRQKPQKNVLTRMTLCKGSPLGELYRCVEERIRVKVHIRTFKGLRGVCSGFIVAFDKFWNMAMVDVDETYREPLLGEALYHEKALTITRLFEKLKLQESSTTKHRVQGETSTCPPSNLKVTSKHSSERGHGETSEPLKTQEPKAGKEKDCRTYGKVQTRHVNQLFIRGENILLVNPQPL; this is translated from the exons ATGGAGGAGAAAGAGAGGCAGAGCGGAGCAGAAAAGCCAGATAGTAAAGAAACAGCCTCGACGTCCCAACACAGTGCCCCGTCTTCGTCACAGGACGACGACGCGGCCAAAACAGACGTCTGCTCCGGAAGTTTCGACCCGCTGTCGGCCTTGTATTCTCCCACGGTGTCGCTGCCCTTTCCCAACATCAAATGTTTCGACAACGTCTCCCAGTACGAGAGCTTCCTCAAGGGCGGCCGAGGCAGAGCCAAGCCGGAGAACGTGGAGAAAAAGCGGCAGAGGGCAATGAAAGGGGTGGCCGACCCGGAGCGTATCGAGAGGCTGAAGCAGCTCATGGTGAAGAAGAAGGCGGAGGGTGAGGACGAGGGAGAAGGCAGCAGCACACCGCGACCACGCCGACGACAGAAGCCGCAGAAAAATGTGCTGACTAGGATGACCC TTTGCAAAGGCAGTCCTTTGGGTGAGCTCTACCGATGTGTGGAGGAGAGGATAAGGGTCAAAGTGCACATCAGGACCTTCAAAGGATTGAGGGGAGTGTGCTCTGGCTTCATTGTGGCGTTTGACAAGTTCTGGAACATG GCGATGGTGGATGTCGACGAGACATACAGAGAGCCTCTTCTCGGGGAGGCCTTGTACCACGAGAAAGCCCTCACCATCACTCGG CTCTTTGAGAAGTTAAAGCTCCAGGAGAGCTCAACAACAAAGCACAGAGTCCAGGGAGAAACCAGCACGTGTCCGCCTTCCAATCTCAAAGTGACTTCAAAACACTCGAGTGAGCGGGGCCATGGCGAGACATCAGAGCCCCTGAAGACACAGGAGCCAAAGGCAGGTAAGGAGAAAGACTGCAGGACTTATGGCAAGGTTCAAACTCGCCATGTCAACCAGCTTTTTATTCGGGGTGAGAACATTCTACTGGTCAACCCACAACCACTCTGA
- the thg1l gene encoding probable tRNA(His) guanylyltransferase, with protein sequence MLPFHNNRYHQGIKACVIGPLACLFTCTRTMAKSKFEYVRNFEADDTCLRNCYIVVRLDGRNFHKFAEQHKFTKPNDNRALGLMARSARSVMEELDDIIIAYGQSDEFSFVFKRTSTWFKRRSSKLMTHVASQFSSSYVFYWKDFFGEHPLLYPPGFDGRVVLYPSNRNLKDYLSWRQADCHVNNLYNTVFWTLVQKSGLTTIQAEDRLKGTLAADKNEILFSEFDINYNNEPAIHRKGTTLIWEKRDETVIKQMSLANNKKKDVLVTRSRKSVQSYVCDIIGEQFWEQHPDVLEDDDC encoded by the exons ATGCTTCCTTtccacaacaacagatatcaccAAGGCATAAAGGCATGTGTTATTGGACCTCTAGCTTGTCTGTTTACCTGCACTCGTACCATGGCCAAGAGCAAGTTTGAATATGTGAGGAACTTTGAAGCCGATGACACCTGTCTGAGAAACTGCTACATAGTTGTGCGTCTGGATGGGCGCAACTTCCACAA GTTTGCAGAGCAGCACAAGTTTACCAAGCCGAATGACAACAGGGCTCTGGGACTGATGGCCCGCAGTGCTCGTTCGGTCATGGAGGAACTAGATGATATTATTATTGCATATGGACAAAGTGATGAGTTCAGTTTTGTTTTCAAGAGAACCTCTACCTGGTTCAAGAGGAGATCCAG CAAGCTTATGACCCACGTGGCCTCGCAGTTCTCATCATCTTATGTTTTTTACTGGAAAGATTTTTTTGGGGAGCATCCACTCCTCTACCCACCGGGATTTGATGGCCGTGTGGTGCTGTATCCCAGCAACCGCAACCTTAAAGACTACCTCAGCTGGAGGCAAGCAGACT GTCACGTAAATAATTTGTACAACACAGTGTTTTGGACTCTAGTGCAGAAAAGTGGGCTGACCACAATCCAGGCGGAGGATCGCCTCAAA GGAACGTTAGCTGCCGACAAAAATGAGATCTTGTTCTCAGAGTTTGATATCAACTACAACAATGAACCTGCCATCCATAGGAAAGGCACCACACTCATCTGGGAAAAG CGAGACGAAACCGTGATCAAACAAATGAGTTTAGCAAATAATAAGAAGAAGGACGTGCTTGTGACTCGGAGCAGGAAGAGTGTGCAGTCCTACGTCTGTGACATCATAGGAGAACAGTTTTGGGAACAACACCCTGATGTTCTGGAGGATGATGACTGCTAG